Proteins encoded together in one Entomobacter blattae window:
- a CDS encoding DUF4156 domain-containing protein: MLFYRPLSVFLLAALCSTSLAGCAGESLDAGAETVKVVSVDPLSKACHFLGQVRGSNEMWISDGLASTIQSARNDLINRAYRKGANLVVVVSYDTTSPTEISSGGVVETGDAYYCTELTPQTTFPASPQFGPLKTRPAQ; this comes from the coding sequence ATGCTGTTTTACCGGCCGCTTTCTGTTTTTCTCCTTGCAGCATTATGCAGCACCTCCCTGGCTGGTTGCGCAGGAGAAAGCCTTGATGCCGGTGCAGAAACCGTAAAAGTTGTCTCTGTTGATCCTTTAAGTAAAGCCTGCCACTTCCTTGGCCAGGTCAGGGGGTCTAACGAAATGTGGATTTCTGATGGCCTGGCCTCGACCATCCAGAGTGCACGCAACGACTTGATAAACCGTGCCTACCGCAAAGGAGCCAACCTTGTTGTCGTGGTCAGCTACGATACCACCTCGCCCACAGAGATCAGCTCTGGCGGTGTGGTAGAAACTGGCGATGCCTATTATTGCACCGAGCTTACGCCACAAACCACCTTTCCGGCCTCACCGCAATTCGGCCCGCTTAAAACCCGACCAGCCCAATAA
- a CDS encoding single-stranded DNA-binding protein, whose amino-acid sequence MSSLNKVQIMGRLGGDPMVTTTMAGIRCVRFHVATGGRWKDRRGIEHNDTEWHRVVVFHERTIEIVEKHFRKGSPVFVEGELHTRKWQDESGQSHYRAEIVVPAFQSRGVLFPPIFPQNYMETAVDGVTEEHDPLAEGDGPEKDPEKGPEKELEKEPERQDHRLAHHQGSETQPDEPLEREAPGGKIPGGKIPGSKILGSKTLESKTLGSKALESKAMGSPLETSREGNHTGEDPAESPLFSEEKTAMALDGFDEIPPTLRPYWGEARGEALSERVMEEIPPSAYAQWLDHQALPAGGTRVGTRAADTDLDTGAVTGVGTSPGAGAEDGEEAAYGAPFPLPEESAEGRTPLASFSKTPRSETAKVRLRHLQEKVRQRRVEELSVFRPTTLPKHIGPNPVKHNPSEGITKGRSDYVQEKSHTGHDISLKEQAHVSDQAVRGEIHGIRGCDLLLERDSGTGEAYGKSFFPPQDSHETQIWPEGGIPGGGILGLDPHLVGSGDNTHTLPYPASLPGFPPQGLGPVAKS is encoded by the coding sequence ATGTCATCACTTAACAAAGTTCAGATTATGGGTAGACTGGGGGGAGACCCTATGGTTACAACCACCATGGCAGGAATACGCTGCGTGCGTTTTCATGTTGCCACAGGGGGAAGATGGAAAGATCGCAGGGGGATAGAACATAACGATACAGAATGGCATCGTGTGGTTGTTTTTCATGAGCGCACCATAGAAATTGTTGAAAAGCATTTTCGTAAGGGGTCTCCGGTTTTTGTAGAAGGGGAACTCCATACCCGCAAATGGCAGGATGAAAGTGGCCAAAGCCATTACCGTGCTGAAATTGTGGTTCCAGCCTTTCAATCCCGTGGAGTGTTATTCCCGCCGATTTTTCCCCAGAATTATATGGAAACGGCGGTTGATGGGGTGACCGAGGAGCATGATCCTTTAGCGGAGGGAGATGGCCCAGAGAAAGATCCAGAGAAAGGTCCAGAGAAAGAACTGGAGAAAGAACCAGAGAGGCAGGATCATCGTTTGGCCCATCATCAGGGTTCTGAAACCCAGCCGGATGAACCGCTAGAGAGAGAAGCCCCAGGAGGTAAAATACCAGGAGGTAAAATACCAGGAAGTAAAATACTGGGAAGTAAAACCCTGGAGAGTAAAACCCTAGGGAGCAAGGCTCTGGAAAGCAAAGCCATGGGAAGCCCTCTAGAGACATCCAGAGAGGGAAACCACACGGGGGAAGATCCAGCAGAAAGCCCTTTGTTCTCAGAAGAAAAAACGGCTATGGCGTTGGATGGGTTTGATGAAATCCCCCCTACACTTAGGCCCTATTGGGGAGAGGCCCGGGGAGAGGCCCTGAGTGAACGAGTGATGGAGGAAATCCCACCCTCTGCCTATGCCCAATGGTTGGATCATCAAGCTTTGCCAGCTGGGGGTACCAGGGTCGGGACTAGGGCGGCGGATACTGATTTAGATACCGGGGCAGTGACTGGGGTAGGTACCAGCCCTGGTGCCGGGGCAGAAGATGGTGAAGAGGCTGCTTATGGCGCACCCTTTCCCTTACCAGAAGAGTCAGCGGAGGGGAGAACGCCTCTTGCATCTTTTTCAAAAACGCCCCGTTCAGAAACAGCTAAAGTCAGGCTTAGGCATCTTCAGGAAAAGGTGCGTCAGCGCCGCGTAGAAGAACTCTCCGTTTTTCGTCCAACAACCTTACCCAAACATATCGGGCCTAATCCGGTTAAACACAATCCTTCGGAAGGGATAACCAAGGGGAGATCAGACTATGTTCAGGAAAAATCCCATACAGGGCATGACATCAGCCTAAAAGAGCAGGCTCATGTTTCTGACCAGGCTGTGCGGGGAGAAATCCATGGTATAAGGGGATGCGATCTTTTGCTGGAAAGGGATTCCGGCACGGGAGAGGCCTATGGAAAATCTTTCTTTCCTCCGCAGGATAGTCACGAGACCCAAATCTGGCCAGAGGGTGGCATTCCAGGGGGTGGCATTCTCGGGTTGGATCCACATTTGGTGGGAAGTGGTGATAACACACACACTTTACCCTATCCTGCCTCCTTACCAGGTTTTCCTCCACAGGGGCTAGGGCCTGTTGCCAAAAGCTAG
- a CDS encoding glycine zipper family protein: MSGSHVGEPCRGAMSGSHVGEPCRGAMSGSHVGEPCRGAMSGSHVGRIHGSACFP, from the coding sequence ATGTCGGGGAGCCATGTCGGGGAGCCATGTCGGGGAGCCATGTCGGGGAGCCATGTCGGGGAGCCATGTCGGGGAGCCATGTCGGGGAGCCATGTCGGGGAGCCATGTCGGGGAGCCATGTCGGGGAGCCATGTCGGGAGAATTCATGGTTCAGCGTGTTTTCCTTAG
- a CDS encoding YnfA family protein translates to MKTLLIALVAAFAEISGCFVFWTTLRLHKSFLWLMAGLALLSLFAGLLSHMNTPYAGRAFAAYGGIYIACCLVWMGTIERTMPDLWDITGAALAIAGCVVILFAPHS, encoded by the coding sequence ATGAAAACCCTCCTGATTGCCCTTGTTGCAGCCTTTGCTGAAATTTCCGGCTGTTTTGTTTTCTGGACAACGTTGCGCCTGCACAAATCTTTTTTATGGCTTATGGCAGGGCTTGCCTTGTTAAGCCTTTTTGCAGGGCTTCTCAGCCATATGAATACCCCCTACGCCGGAAGGGCTTTTGCTGCCTATGGCGGCATTTATATTGCCTGCTGCCTTGTATGGATGGGAACCATTGAACGTACCATGCCCGATTTATGGGATATCACCGGTGCGGCATTGGCCATTGCAGGGTGTGTGGTTATTCTTTTTGCCCCTCACTCTTAA